A region from the Variovorax paradoxus genome encodes:
- a CDS encoding two-partner secretion domain-containing protein, which produces MNKNLHRIVFNAKRGLRMVTQETAKSTGKGSSKATTAASAGVLAGAAAFAPMLVGAALAGMLSASPVHAQIVGAPNVPANLRPTVLVAPNGVPLINIQTPSAAGVSRNVFNQFNVAPNGAILNNSRTNVQTQLGGFVQANPYLAGGPARIILNEVNGGSPSRLRGYIEVGGTRAEVIIANPAGISVDGGGFINASRATLTTGTPQFNAVGGLDSFLVRGGTITIDGAGLDASRTDYAAILARAVQANAGIWASELKVVTGANTVSADHSQVTPTSGTGTAPTFALDVAALGGMYAGKITLIGTEAGLGVRNAGTLQAAPGATALAGAGQLVVTSAGRLENIGTIQATADANLAAAALANSGRVASGGNLKITTQGDLANTLNGTGGTLEGARLELASTAGDIDNRGGTIRQTSSTGLALGAPALSNTTGGVIGLEPVAPAPSTPGTGAGGGTGTGTGGTTSPSTPTAGGGTDTGGTFTPAPYVPPSPGIVTAAGTIRNDGGKIYAGGPISLQSANINNNSGTLSVARMAVSQPSFDNHGGTLNVSHGFSANVERFDNTGGTLNAGSLNIAATGDLINTDGTLTSATDATLAVGGQADNTRGTVSATGALTANVAAAVNNTAGTLLANQGVALSAGSLDNTQGRIQSAQAGVQLAVADQLQNSSGGTIGAATDLHVQAGSLVNANGASLRGANDVTVAVGGALTNDGSLTAGRHTTVTAGSLQGSSTGVLGAGIQNDGTPGAAGDLIVTTTGALVAHGTTLAAGNATLQGASVDLSASQTSATNIAITATQGNVTTSQATVSTPGTLSITANAQPGQALVNQGGKLSANQLDLRVSNLANTNGGEIVQTGTGATAIAVSGAIDNSGATLASNGSLALTAASLDNRGGTLRAAQASDLSVDVAGLLDNGQGEISAGGNTTLQAGSLANEAGRVTAAGDVASTTSGATRNRGGTIAANGSTALSAASLDNNGGTVSGLNRLAMNVQGAVDNTAGTLAANQELILSAGALANDKGSIQSTQAAARLNVSNALDNGQGYIGAATDLAVSAGSLSNAGSLRGAHDTTMAVAGLLANDGSITAGRNTTITAGSLQSGSAGVLGAGIQSDGQLGSAGELRVTASGALAAHGTHLAAGNAALQGASVDLSASQTSAANIAITATQGDVTTSQAKVVTPGTLSVTANSHAAQTLVNDAGQLHAKQLDLQLSNLANTNGGEIVQTGTGATTIAMNGILRNDGGRIASNGQDLTLQAASIGNAAGKIEHAGTGTLTIAGGNFSGTSGQITTNGALAVAMNGAFNQDSGTTSARQVTIDAGSLSNRGGQIVQTGADATRITVVGALDNSGGTLASNGNTAVAAGSLVNQGGTIRAAEASGLGLTVGGLLDNSNKGVIGAGGNTTVAAGSLNNNAGSVTAVGDLNATVGGAATNVGGTLAANGNASLVAGTLDNSSGTAAAVNGNLSVTTAGATTNDGGTLQAGAKVTLSNGGLSNLGGKVIGDSLWVDTRGNTLNNTQGTLAATTTVTLNSGALANDAGLIQSGGAMTIATNGQALSNTNAAGYANGQGGITSGDTLALTAGTVNNSAGFIGAKNALTASTQGFSNTGGGVVLGQSTLAIDTHGAGYDNSGGQTLAAGDLGINAGSITNTSGLIRSAATTTLNAGSIANTSTQGTDQGIEGQNVTIGTGNLDNTSGAIRADANTSITSGGTVNNTNGLISAGDTLRIADPNAANPGAKTLNLINTGGTLVADKSVQIDAATFSGDGRLVSGKDLSVALKQDIVNNGEVAANGNLSYTTTGNFTNNGKLLAGQTLTVGGNNVDNTANAEMSGTNTVVNAAGTLTNRGLIDSHGSTQINAGTLNNIGTGRIYGDAISIAAGTLNNDAETVDGATKAGTIAARDTLDIGATTINNREHALIFSAGDMFIGGALDANRYVTGQGGTLNNLSATIESLGSMSISMGQINNWDTHVQLGPQQTTVTGPVQAIAPVGGSRMYTMDEVVIIPGQPFVWARNPDGSTGALLYSNGYGIWTTTSTTTADTAINADPARIVAGGDMTLVGAVYNRDSRIIAGGTLTASNVTNEALKGTSKTDLFATVINDKGQPQPSVILPGSPHTVEVGSYDYIEHANATSGYAIGSAGSGGANAGATGGGSVAGGKGPATIVEVPANVGAVAKTDGQGASSADGASGPNGTTAAPSGNATTNVGAGGTADGAASSAQAGAAGTIPMVVRTSLPDTSIPQASLFRTLPGAGSHYLVETDPRFANYRAWLSSDYLLNSLGLDPNNTLKRLGDGFYEQKLIREQVAQLTGYRYLDGYHNDEEQYTALMNAGATFAKQYGLRPGIALTSAQMAQLTSDIVWLVEQTVTLPDGSTQRVLVPQVYVRVRPGDIDGSGALLTGNQVRIDGKDNNLVNTGTIAGRQLVSINANTIDNLGGRISGGQVGLKAQVDINNIGGTIDARDKLTLEAGRDINVRTTTGTGLLGNTGIDRVAGLYVTNPGGTLVASAGRDVNLIGAVVANTGNGLTSIKAGNDINLGTVTTTSAAYAIGQNLSGGFSQSKEVGTRISGGGDVMLDAGNDVKARAATVAAGGDLGVKAGNDILIESGRQTTDFGFSTQWKDRGILTSTSNSITGQAHTNTAIASSFSGNNIAMESGRDLNIVGSDVSARGDASLTAGRNVNITSALEASSATADRSRTTTGLIVPKPTDHNWDLQRNHSDHAELATQTERASNISAGGNLTVNAGKQVNVYASNLSTGQDLGIQGQEVTILSGTNYNSATVGTSNDRQTAFITGSPVRTGHGGGNANNMTSTREQTTLASSTLNGRNVTITATDGDLTLGAAHINAANAVSLNAPSGAINFDTVTTGTSTSLSRGEHDWAYQRSRDSGSVTTEANYTQINSGTLAVNAQSVNVQVGRNATGGREGSLQYAQTVAQVLQQQSGQPGMNWIQQLQSDPNLANVPINWQGVPLPQRQWAEGQGGLTQTGAAVVAIVATVLTWGAASEVGGAVATSAGEGVALNGGGYFLSGAGAVASATVAAGVSSIASQAAVSLINNNGNISAVLEDLASSRGVRSILASMLSAGVGAAYPASSGLTGVAIQAAVGCATGQLTGQGCAQGAATSGLIAGLQAAGHYLRQDQIRSSQLFEGVVDENGNLLTNTSGSSAGVNGDGIKIGGNRVDVGQLCGVSGICEDFNTDSTGGSNWSSPIDGRVHLRPGISLSSVIATNPGLTPSPLGGLQGGLASINGIPYAQGSFLDNLVESFAGPHDFLNAVHYYDELGNNIQNGASGVWNVVDLLPAMPIGLAALVSQYPDVWQAMVNGYNAERNDEKY; this is translated from the coding sequence ATGAACAAGAATCTGCACCGCATTGTGTTCAATGCGAAGCGCGGGCTGCGCATGGTGACTCAGGAGACCGCGAAGAGCACCGGCAAGGGTTCGTCCAAGGCCACCACCGCGGCAAGCGCGGGCGTGCTGGCCGGTGCTGCAGCCTTTGCGCCCATGCTCGTGGGTGCGGCGCTCGCGGGCATGCTGTCGGCTTCGCCTGTTCATGCCCAGATCGTCGGCGCCCCCAACGTTCCCGCCAACCTGCGTCCCACGGTGCTCGTTGCGCCCAACGGGGTCCCGTTGATCAACATCCAGACGCCCAGCGCCGCCGGCGTCTCGCGCAATGTCTTCAACCAGTTCAATGTTGCGCCCAACGGCGCCATCCTGAACAACAGCCGCACGAACGTGCAGACCCAGCTGGGCGGCTTTGTCCAAGCCAACCCCTACCTCGCGGGCGGGCCGGCCCGCATCATCCTCAACGAGGTCAACGGCGGCAGCCCGAGCCGGCTGCGCGGCTACATCGAGGTGGGCGGCACCCGGGCCGAGGTGATCATCGCCAACCCCGCGGGCATCAGCGTCGATGGCGGCGGCTTCATCAATGCCAGCCGAGCGACGCTTACCACGGGCACACCGCAGTTCAATGCCGTGGGCGGCCTGGACAGCTTCCTGGTGCGCGGCGGCACCATCACCATCGACGGCGCGGGCCTGGACGCCAGCAGGACCGACTACGCCGCGATCCTGGCGCGCGCCGTGCAAGCCAATGCCGGCATCTGGGCCAGCGAACTCAAGGTGGTGACGGGTGCGAACACGGTCAGCGCCGACCACAGTCAGGTCACGCCGACCAGCGGTACCGGCACCGCGCCCACCTTTGCGCTCGATGTGGCCGCGCTCGGCGGTATGTACGCCGGCAAGATCACCCTCATCGGCACCGAAGCCGGCTTGGGCGTGCGCAATGCTGGCACCCTCCAGGCCGCGCCGGGCGCCACCGCGTTGGCGGGCGCGGGCCAACTGGTGGTCACCAGCGCCGGGCGCCTGGAGAACATCGGAACAATCCAGGCCACGGCCGATGCGAACCTCGCGGCCGCGGCCCTGGCCAACAGCGGCCGCGTGGCCAGCGGCGGCAACCTCAAGATCACGACCCAGGGCGACCTGGCCAACACACTGAATGGCACCGGCGGCACGCTCGAAGGCGCGCGGCTGGAACTGGCCAGCACGGCGGGCGACATCGACAACCGCGGCGGCACGATCCGCCAGACCAGCAGCACCGGGCTCGCGCTGGGCGCGCCGGCCCTGAGCAACACCACTGGCGGCGTCATCGGGCTGGAGCCCGTGGCACCAGCGCCGTCCACGCCCGGCACCGGAGCCGGCGGCGGCACAGGGACAGGAACGGGCGGCACCACCAGTCCCAGCACACCCACCGCGGGCGGCGGCACCGATACAGGCGGCACCTTCACGCCCGCACCGTACGTACCACCCTCGCCCGGCATCGTCACCGCCGCGGGCACGATCCGCAACGACGGCGGCAAGATCTACGCCGGCGGGCCCATCAGCCTGCAAAGCGCCAACATCAACAACAACAGCGGCACGCTGAGCGTAGCCAGGATGGCCGTCAGCCAGCCGAGCTTCGACAACCACGGCGGCACGCTCAACGTCAGCCACGGCTTCAGCGCCAATGTCGAACGCTTCGACAACACCGGCGGCACGCTCAACGCCGGCAGCCTGAACATCGCCGCCACGGGCGATCTGATCAATACCGACGGCACGCTCACCAGCGCCACCGATGCCACCCTGGCGGTGGGCGGCCAGGCCGACAACACGCGCGGAACGGTTTCCGCCACGGGCGCGCTGACGGCGAACGTGGCCGCAGCGGTGAACAACACGGCCGGCACACTCCTCGCCAACCAGGGCGTCGCACTCAGCGCCGGCAGCCTGGACAACACCCAGGGCCGCATTCAATCGGCGCAGGCCGGTGTGCAGCTCGCGGTGGCCGACCAGTTGCAGAACAGCAGCGGCGGCACGATCGGCGCCGCCACGGACCTGCATGTGCAGGCAGGTTCGCTGGTGAACGCCAACGGCGCCAGCCTGCGCGGCGCGAACGACGTGACCGTGGCGGTCGGCGGCGCGCTGACCAACGACGGCAGCCTCACCGCCGGACGCCACACGACCGTCACCGCCGGCAGCCTGCAAGGCAGCAGCACCGGCGTGCTCGGTGCAGGCATCCAGAACGACGGCACGCCCGGTGCGGCAGGCGACCTGATCGTGACCACCACCGGCGCCCTGGTGGCCCACGGCACCACCCTTGCAGCCGGCAACGCCACGCTGCAGGGCGCGAGCGTCGATCTCTCGGCCAGCCAGACCAGCGCCACCAACATTGCCATCACCGCGACCCAGGGCAACGTGACCACGAGCCAGGCCACGGTCAGCACACCGGGCACATTGAGCATCACGGCCAACGCCCAGCCTGGCCAGGCCCTGGTCAACCAGGGCGGCAAGCTCAGCGCCAATCAGCTGGACCTGCGGGTCTCCAACCTTGCCAACACCAACGGCGGCGAGATCGTGCAGACCGGCACGGGCGCCACCGCCATCGCAGTGTCGGGCGCCATCGACAACAGCGGCGCCACGCTGGCCAGCAACGGCAGCCTTGCCCTCACCGCGGCCAGCCTGGACAACCGGGGCGGCACGCTGCGGGCCGCCCAAGCCTCCGACCTGAGCGTCGACGTGGCGGGCCTGCTGGACAACGGCCAGGGCGAGATCAGCGCGGGCGGCAACACGACCCTGCAGGCCGGCAGCCTCGCCAACGAGGCCGGCCGCGTCACGGCCGCAGGCGATGTCGCAAGCACCACGAGCGGCGCCACCCGCAACCGCGGCGGCACCATCGCCGCCAACGGCAGCACCGCATTGAGTGCCGCCAGCCTGGACAACAACGGCGGCACCGTGTCCGGCCTGAATCGCCTGGCGATGAATGTCCAGGGCGCGGTCGACAACACGGCAGGCACGCTGGCCGCCAACCAGGAGCTGATTCTCAGCGCCGGCGCGCTGGCCAATGACAAGGGCTCGATCCAGTCGACCCAGGCCGCTGCCCGTTTGAACGTGAGCAACGCTCTGGACAACGGCCAGGGCTACATCGGTGCCGCCACTGATCTGGCCGTCTCGGCGGGCAGCCTGAGCAACGCCGGCAGCCTGCGCGGGGCCCACGACACCACCATGGCCGTGGCGGGCCTGCTGGCCAACGACGGCAGCATCACGGCCGGGCGCAACACCACGATCACGGCCGGCAGCCTGCAGAGCGGCAGCGCCGGCGTGCTGGGCGCAGGCATCCAGAGCGACGGCCAGCTCGGTTCGGCGGGCGAGTTGCGCGTGACGGCCTCCGGCGCGCTCGCCGCGCACGGCACGCACCTGGCGGCCGGCAACGCCGCACTGCAAGGCGCCAGCGTGGATCTGTCGGCCAGCCAGACCAGCGCCGCGAACATCGCGATCACGGCCACGCAGGGCGACGTGACCACCAGCCAGGCCAAGGTCGTCACACCGGGAACCCTGAGCGTCACGGCCAACAGCCACGCGGCGCAGACCCTCGTCAACGACGCCGGCCAGCTCCATGCGAAGCAGCTCGACCTGCAGCTCTCGAATCTGGCCAACACCAACGGCGGCGAGATCGTGCAGACCGGCACGGGGGCGACCACCATCGCCATGAACGGCATCTTGCGCAACGATGGCGGGCGCATCGCCAGCAACGGGCAGGACCTCACGCTGCAAGCCGCCAGCATCGGCAACGCGGCCGGCAAGATCGAGCATGCCGGCACCGGCACGCTGACCATCGCGGGCGGCAATTTCAGCGGCACCAGCGGCCAGATCACCACCAATGGCGCGCTGGCCGTCGCCATGAACGGCGCCTTCAACCAGGACAGTGGCACCACCAGCGCCAGGCAGGTCACCATCGACGCGGGCTCCTTGAGCAACCGTGGCGGCCAGATCGTGCAGACCGGCGCCGATGCCACACGCATCACGGTGGTGGGCGCACTGGACAACAGCGGCGGGACGCTGGCCAGCAATGGCAACACCGCCGTCGCGGCCGGCAGCCTGGTCAACCAGGGCGGCACCATCCGCGCCGCCGAGGCATCCGGCCTCGGCCTGACCGTGGGCGGCCTGCTCGACAACAGCAACAAGGGCGTGATCGGCGCGGGCGGCAACACCACCGTTGCCGCGGGAAGCCTGAACAACAACGCCGGCAGCGTGACCGCTGTCGGCGATCTGAACGCCACCGTCGGCGGCGCCGCCACCAACGTGGGCGGCACGCTCGCTGCGAACGGCAACGCCTCGCTCGTGGCTGGAACGCTCGACAACAGCAGCGGAACCGCAGCGGCAGTCAACGGCAACCTGAGTGTCACGACCGCGGGTGCAACCACGAACGATGGTGGCACGCTGCAAGCGGGAGCCAAGGTCACGCTGAGCAACGGTGGTCTGAGCAACCTCGGCGGCAAGGTCATCGGCGACAGCCTGTGGGTGGACACGCGCGGCAACACCCTGAACAACACGCAAGGCACGCTGGCCGCGACCACCACGGTGACGCTGAACTCGGGCGCCTTGGCGAACGACGCCGGCCTGATCCAATCGGGCGGGGCGATGACCATCGCCACGAATGGCCAGGCGCTCAGCAACACGAACGCGGCCGGCTATGCGAACGGCCAGGGCGGCATCACCAGCGGCGACACGCTGGCGCTCACCGCCGGGACGGTCAACAACAGCGCCGGCTTCATCGGCGCGAAGAACGCACTGACGGCCAGCACCCAGGGCTTCTCCAACACGGGCGGGGGCGTGGTGCTCGGCCAGTCCACGCTGGCGATCGACACCCATGGCGCTGGCTACGACAACAGCGGCGGCCAGACCCTGGCCGCAGGCGATCTGGGCATTAACGCCGGCAGCATCACCAACACCAGCGGCCTGATCCGATCGGCGGCCACGACGACCCTCAATGCCGGCAGCATCGCCAACACCAGCACCCAGGGCACGGACCAGGGCATCGAAGGCCAGAACGTGACCATCGGCACCGGCAATCTCGACAACACCTCCGGAGCCATCCGCGCCGACGCCAACACCTCCATCACCAGCGGCGGCACCGTCAACAACACGAACGGCCTGATCTCGGCGGGCGACACGCTCAGGATCGCCGACCCCAACGCAGCCAATCCTGGCGCCAAGACGCTGAACCTCATCAACACCGGCGGCACCTTGGTCGCGGACAAGAGCGTTCAGATCGACGCCGCCACGTTCAGCGGCGACGGACGACTGGTCTCCGGCAAGGATCTCTCCGTCGCGCTCAAACAGGACATCGTGAACAACGGCGAGGTGGCCGCCAATGGCAACCTTAGCTACACCACCACCGGCAATTTCACGAACAACGGCAAGCTGCTGGCGGGGCAGACGCTCACCGTGGGCGGCAACAACGTGGACAACACGGCCAATGCGGAGATGTCGGGGACGAACACCGTTGTCAACGCAGCGGGCACGCTGACCAACCGCGGCCTGATCGACAGCCACGGAAGTACGCAGATCAACGCAGGCACGCTGAACAACATCGGCACCGGCCGCATCTACGGCGATGCGATTTCCATTGCCGCCGGCACGCTCAACAACGACGCCGAGACCGTCGATGGTGCGACCAAGGCGGGGACCATTGCGGCGCGCGACACGCTGGACATCGGCGCGACGACCATCAACAACCGGGAGCATGCGCTGATCTTCAGTGCCGGGGACATGTTCATCGGCGGAGCGCTGGATGCCAATCGCTACGTCACCGGCCAGGGCGGCACGCTCAACAACCTGAGCGCCACCATCGAATCGCTGGGCAGCATGTCGATCTCGATGGGGCAGATCAACAACTGGGACACGCACGTCCAGTTGGGGCCGCAGCAGACGACGGTCACCGGCCCTGTGCAGGCGATTGCCCCGGTCGGTGGCAGCCGCATGTACACGATGGACGAGGTCGTCATCATTCCTGGCCAGCCCTTCGTCTGGGCGCGCAACCCCGACGGCTCCACGGGCGCCCTGCTATACAGCAACGGCTACGGCATCTGGACCACCACGTCCACGACCACCGCCGACACAGCGATCAACGCGGACCCGGCGCGCATCGTCGCGGGCGGAGACATGACGCTGGTGGGGGCGGTCTACAACCGCGACAGCCGCATCATCGCCGGCGGCACACTGACCGCCAGCAACGTCACCAACGAGGCCCTGAAGGGCACGAGCAAGACCGATCTCTTTGCCACGGTCATCAACGACAAGGGCCAGCCGCAGCCGAGCGTCATCCTCCCAGGCTCGCCGCACACTGTAGAAGTGGGCAGCTACGACTACATCGAGCACGCCAACGCCACCAGCGGCTACGCCATCGGCTCCGCGGGCAGCGGCGGCGCGAATGCCGGCGCCACGGGGGGTGGAAGCGTCGCTGGCGGCAAAGGCCCGGCCACCATCGTGGAAGTGCCAGCCAATGTCGGTGCCGTGGCAAAAACCGATGGCCAGGGCGCAAGCAGCGCGGACGGCGCCAGCGGCCCCAACGGCACCACCGCGGCACCGTCGGGGAACGCAACCACGAACGTGGGCGCTGGCGGAACGGCGGATGGCGCAGCATCCTCGGCCCAGGCGGGTGCGGCCGGGACCATTCCCATGGTCGTGCGCACCAGCCTGCCCGATACCTCCATCCCTCAGGCCAGCCTGTTCCGGACCCTGCCAGGCGCCGGCAGCCACTACCTCGTCGAAACCGACCCGCGCTTTGCGAACTACCGCGCCTGGCTCAGCAGCGACTACCTGCTGAACAGCCTCGGGCTCGATCCAAACAACACGCTCAAGCGCCTGGGCGACGGCTTCTACGAACAGAAGCTCATCCGCGAGCAGGTGGCGCAGCTCACGGGTTATCGCTATCTCGACGGATATCACAACGACGAGGAGCAGTACACCGCGCTGATGAATGCCGGCGCGACCTTCGCGAAGCAGTACGGATTGCGCCCCGGCATTGCCCTGACCTCTGCGCAGATGGCCCAGCTCACCAGCGACATCGTCTGGCTGGTCGAGCAGACGGTGACCTTGCCCGACGGCAGCACGCAGCGCGTGCTCGTGCCGCAGGTCTATGTGCGCGTACGGCCCGGCGACATCGACGGCTCGGGCGCGCTGCTGACGGGCAACCAGGTCCGCATCGACGGCAAGGACAACAACCTAGTCAACACCGGCACCATCGCCGGGCGCCAGCTGGTGAGCATCAACGCCAACACCATCGACAACCTGGGCGGCCGCATCAGCGGCGGCCAGGTGGGCCTGAAGGCCCAGGTGGACATCAACAACATCGGCGGCACGATCGATGCGCGCGACAAGCTCACGCTGGAGGCCGGTCGCGACATCAACGTGCGCACGACCACGGGCACCGGCCTGCTCGGCAACACCGGCATCGACCGCGTCGCCGGCCTGTACGTGACCAATCCGGGCGGCACGCTGGTGGCCAGCGCCGGGCGCGATGTGAACCTGATCGGGGCCGTCGTGGCCAACACGGGGAATGGCCTGACTTCCATCAAGGCCGGGAACGACATCAATCTTGGGACGGTGACCACGACAAGTGCGGCGTACGCGATCGGCCAGAACCTGAGCGGAGGTTTCTCGCAGAGCAAGGAGGTCGGGACCCGCATCAGCGGCGGCGGCGACGTCATGCTGGACGCGGGGAACGATGTCAAAGCCCGCGCCGCGACCGTTGCGGCGGGCGGTGACCTGGGCGTCAAGGCGGGCAACGACATCCTGATCGAGTCTGGGCGGCAGACCACGGATTTCGGGTTTTCCACGCAATGGAAAGACAGGGGAATTCTCACGAGCACCAGCAACAGCATCACCGGGCAAGCCCACACCAACACGGCCATTGCCAGCAGCTTCAGCGGCAACAACATCGCCATGGAAAGCGGCCGTGATCTGAACATCGTGGGCAGCGATGTCAGTGCCCGCGGTGATGCCAGCTTGACGGCGGGGCGCAACGTCAACATCACGTCGGCCCTGGAGGCGTCTTCCGCCACGGCGGACCGCTCGCGCACGACGACGGGCCTGATTGTCCCGAAGCCGACGGACCACAACTGGGACCTCCAGCGCAACCATTCCGATCATGCCGAGCTGGCGACGCAAACCGAGCGCGCTTCCAACATCTCGGCCGGAGGCAATCTCACGGTGAACGCCGGCAAACAGGTCAATGTCTATGCCAGCAATCTCAGCACCGGCCAGGACTTGGGCATCCAGGGACAGGAGGTCACGATCCTCAGCGGCACGAACTACAACAGCGCGACGGTCGGAACTTCCAACGACCGCCAAACGGCGTTCATCACCGGGTCGCCGGTGCGCACCGGACACGGCGGCGGCAACGCGAACAACATGACCAGCACGCGCGAGCAGACCACGCTTGCGTCGTCGACGCTGAATGGACGCAACGTGACCATCACCGCCACCGATGGCGACCTGACGCTGGGTGCTGCGCACATCAACGCGGCCAATGCCGTCAGCCTGAACGCGCCGAGCGGCGCAATCAACTTCGATACGGTGACCACCGGAACCAGCACGTCGCTGAGCCGCGGCGAGCACGATTGGGCGTACCAGCGCTCGCGCGACTCTGGGTCGGTGACGACCGAAGCGAACTACACGCAGATCAACAGCGGCACGCTGGCCGTGAATGCCCAGAGCGTGAATGTGCAGGTCGGCCGCAACGCGACGGGCGGCAGGGAAGGTTCGCTGCAATACGCCCAGACCGTGGCGCAAGTGCTGCAGCAGCAAAGCGGACAGCCGGGCATGAACTGGATCCAGCAGCTCCAGAGCGATCCGAACCTGGCCAATGTTCCGATCAACTGGCAAGGCGTGCCGCTGCCGCAGCGGCAATGGGCCGAGGGACAAGGTGGGCTGACCCAGACGGGTGCCGCAGTTGTGGCAATCGTGGCCACAGTCCTGACATGGGGCGCAGCAAGCGAAGTGGGTGGGGCTGTCGCAACGAGTGCCGGCGAAGGCGTGGCGTTAAATGGTGGTGGCTATTTCTTGAGCGGTGCAGGCGCTGTTGCATCTGCAACTGTGGCTGCGGGTGTCAGTTCGATCGCAAGCCAAGCGGCGGTTAGCTTGATCAACAACAACGGCAACATCAGTGCGGTATTGGAGGATTTGGCGTCTAGCCGAGGAGTACGGTCTATTCTCGCGTCCATGCTATCCGCTGGAGTAGGCGCCGCGTACCCGGCTAGCAGCGGCTTAACTGGCGTGGCCATCCAAGCCGCAGTGGGTTGCGCGACTGGACAGTTGACTGGACAAGGTTGCGCCCAAGGAGCGGCGACATCCGGACTAATCGCCGGATTGCAAGCAGCCGGACACTATCTTAGACAGGATCAAATTCGCAGCTCACAGTTATTTGAGGGCGTCGTTGACGAAAACGGAAACCTCCTGACGAACACCTCTGGATCCAGCGCCGGAGTTAACGGGGATGGGATAAAAATCGGCGGCAACCGGGTTGATGTTGGTCAATTGTGTGGCGTCTCGGGTATTTGTGAAGACTTCAATACTGATTCGACAGGGGGGTCGAATTGGTCTAGCCCAATCGACGGTCGAGTTCATTTGCGGCCTGGCATCAGTCTTAGCTCGGTGATCGCAACGAATCCTGGCTTAACGCCTAGCCCATTGGGTGGCCTACAAGGAGGTCTGGCGTCAATTAACGGCATCCCCTACGCCCAAGGTAGTTTTCTGGACAATTTGGTTGAATCTTTCGCAGGGCCTCACGACTTTCTGAACGCCGTACACTATTACGATGAGCTAGGCAATAACATTCAAAATGGCGCCTCAGGAGTTTGGAACGTTGTAGATTTGCTTCCAGCCATGCCAATTGGATTGGCCGCTTTGGTCTCTCAGTACCCTGACGTCTGGCAGGCAATGGTGAATGGCTACAACGCGGAAAGGAATGATGAGAAATATTGA